The Anas acuta chromosome 18, bAnaAcu1.1, whole genome shotgun sequence genome has a segment encoding these proteins:
- the TOB1 gene encoding protein Tob1 — translation MQLEIQVALNFIISYLYNKLPRRRVNIFGEELERLLKKKYEGHWYPEKPYKGSGFRCIHIGEKVDPVIEQASKESGLDIDDVRGNLPQDLSVWIDPFEVSYQIGEKGPVKVLYVDDNENGCELDKEIKNSFNPEAQVFMPISDPASSVSSSPSPPFGHSAAVSPTFMPRSTQPLTFTTATFAATKFGSTKMKNSGRSNKVARTSPTNLGLNVNDLLKQKALSSSMHSLYGLGLGSQQQQQQQQQKTSALSPNAKEFIFPNMQGQGSTSSIFPGDSPLNLSPLQYSNAFDMFAAYGGLNEKSFVDGLNFSLNNMQYSNQQFQPVMAN, via the coding sequence ATGCAGCTTGAAATCCAAGTAGCactcaattttattatttcatatttgtacAATAAGCTTCCCAGACGACGTGTCAACATTTTTGGTGAAGAGCTTGAAAGACTTCTCAAGAAGAAGTATGAAGGGCACTGGTATCCAGAAAAGCCATACAAAGGATCAGGGTTTAGATGTATACATATAGGGGAGAAAGTGGACCCAGTCATAGAACAAGCATCCAAAGAGAGTGGTTTGGACATTGATGATGTTCGTGGCAACTTGCCTCAGGATCTTAGTGTTTGGATTGACCCATTTGAGGTTTCATACCAAATCGGTGAAAAGGGACCAGTGAAAGTGCTTTATGTGGATGATAATGAAAATGGATGTGAGTTGGATAAGGAAATCAAGAACAGCTTTAACCCAGAGGCCCAGGTGTTCATGCCAATTAGTGACCCAGCATCTTCAGTGTCTagttctccttctcctccctttggtcactctgctgctgtgagcccAACTTTCATGCCCCGCTCCACTCAGCCTTTAACCTTCACCACTGCCACATTTGCTGCCACCAAGTTTGGCTCGACCAAAATGAAGAATAGCGGCCGTAGCAACAAGGTCGCCCGCACTTCTCCCACCAACCTTGGCTTGAATGTCAATGACCTGTTGAAGCAGAAAGCCCTTTCCTCCTCCATGCACTCTCTCTACGGGCTTGGCTTAggcagtcagcagcagcagcaacagcaacagcagaagaCTTCTGCCCTTTCTCCTAACGCAAAGGAGTTCATTTTCCCCAACATGCAGGGTCAAGGTAGTACCAGTAGCATATTTCCTGGTGACAGCCCCCTTAACCTCAGTCCTCTCCAGTACAGTAATGCCTTTGATATGTTTGCAGCCTATGGAGGTCTAAATGAGAAGTCTTTTGTGGATGGCTTGAATTTTAGTTTAAACAACATGCAGTATTCTAACCAGCAATTCCAGCCAGTTATGgctaactaa